In a genomic window of Microbacterium amylolyticum:
- a CDS encoding ABC transporter permease, which translates to MKFTDLLRTTATNTFRRPLRACLTIVAIMIGAFTFTITSGLDTGVNAYIDSQTRAVGATNTVQVTATNPTSFLNEQMEEYDEDMASAGTDIGQGIMSEDDISRIEDQLGPGDQLTATSQVTPLYYSHDEGQRYRFIYNGYWPGKEMNLAAGDQLTDDTDQTQIIIPTYAVGPLGFSTPDDAIGSTVQVGVLGQDGQTRDLDATVVGVQVRSLIGGNLPFGNEAFNDDLQELSAIGAEPGQAQWYPTALVTSDDVDAVMTVLEDEGFAVSTAEYIIGDYRSIVSAVLMLLNVLAAVAIAAAMFGIINTLLMSVQERTRQIGMFRALGMPRRTVFSSIALESVFLSVIGGIIAAALAITAGALLGPVALEAAGLDLPGLTLFEFEPLNVVLIIVGVMLAALLAAVLPALRAARLEPMHALRSDT; encoded by the coding sequence GTGAAGTTCACTGACCTGCTGCGCACCACCGCAACGAACACCTTCCGCCGCCCGCTGCGCGCCTGCCTGACGATCGTCGCGATCATGATCGGCGCGTTCACGTTCACCATCACCAGCGGTCTGGACACTGGCGTCAACGCCTACATCGATTCCCAAACCCGCGCGGTCGGCGCGACCAACACCGTGCAGGTGACCGCTACGAATCCGACCTCGTTCCTCAATGAGCAGATGGAGGAGTATGACGAGGACATGGCCTCAGCCGGCACCGACATCGGCCAGGGCATCATGAGCGAGGACGACATCTCCCGAATCGAAGACCAACTCGGTCCCGGCGACCAGCTCACCGCCACCAGCCAAGTCACCCCGCTCTACTACTCCCATGATGAGGGGCAGCGCTACCGGTTCATCTACAACGGATACTGGCCCGGCAAAGAGATGAACCTCGCCGCAGGCGACCAGCTCACCGACGACACCGACCAAACCCAGATCATCATCCCCACCTACGCCGTCGGACCACTCGGCTTCTCTACTCCCGACGATGCGATCGGCTCCACAGTGCAAGTCGGGGTGCTCGGCCAGGACGGGCAGACCCGAGATCTCGACGCCACCGTCGTCGGTGTCCAGGTTCGCTCCCTGATCGGAGGCAACCTGCCGTTCGGTAACGAGGCGTTCAACGACGACCTCCAAGAGCTCTCCGCGATCGGTGCCGAGCCAGGACAAGCGCAGTGGTATCCGACCGCGCTGGTCACCAGCGACGACGTCGACGCGGTCATGACCGTCCTGGAAGACGAGGGCTTTGCTGTTTCGACCGCGGAGTACATTATCGGCGACTACCGCTCCATCGTGAGCGCGGTACTGATGTTGCTCAACGTTCTGGCCGCCGTCGCGATTGCCGCCGCAATGTTCGGCATCATCAACACCCTGCTCATGTCCGTGCAGGAACGCACCCGACAGATCGGCATGTTCCGTGCCCTCGGAATGCCCCGCCGCACCGTGTTCTCCTCAATCGCCCTCGAATCTGTCTTCCTCAGCGTCATCGGTGGCATCATCGCCGCCGCCCTCGCTATCACCGCCGGAGCCCTGCTCGGCCCCGTCGCTCTGGAAGCCGCAGGCCTCGACCTCCCAGGCCTGACCCTGTTCGAGTTCGAGCCACTGAACGTAGTGCTTATCATCGTCGGCGTGATGCTCGCAGCACTCCTTGCCGCAGTACTGCCAGCGCTCCGCGCTGCGCGACTCGAACCAATGCATGCGCTACGCAGCGACACATGA
- a CDS encoding ABC transporter ATP-binding protein: protein MTDYLLEAHDVRRVFGSGQTRFEALQGVTVQIAEGDSLAIAGESGSGKSTLLHILGALDRPDAGEVRYDGAALSEMSTSQTDALRNREFGFVFQQFYLDERATVLENVALPMTIAGVPRTQRRERVHEALKRLGMQERIDERAGRLSGGQRQRIAIARALAGRPRVLFADEPTGALDTENGEAVTKFLFELNEQDGITLILVTHSRDLADRCARRITISDGQLLHDDALHTTTEGAAL from the coding sequence ATGACTGACTATCTCTTGGAGGCCCACGACGTTAGGCGCGTCTTCGGTTCGGGGCAGACTCGGTTTGAAGCGTTGCAGGGCGTGACCGTGCAGATCGCGGAGGGTGACTCGCTCGCTATCGCCGGTGAGAGCGGGTCGGGAAAGTCCACACTGCTGCACATCCTGGGAGCACTCGACCGGCCCGACGCGGGCGAGGTCCGCTACGACGGCGCCGCGCTGAGCGAGATGTCAACCTCGCAGACCGACGCGCTGCGCAACCGGGAGTTCGGGTTCGTGTTCCAGCAGTTCTACCTGGACGAGCGCGCAACTGTGCTCGAGAACGTCGCCCTGCCGATGACCATCGCCGGCGTGCCCCGCACCCAGCGACGCGAGAGAGTGCATGAGGCGCTCAAGCGGCTGGGCATGCAAGAACGCATCGACGAGCGCGCCGGCCGGCTCTCGGGCGGGCAGCGGCAGCGAATCGCGATCGCCCGCGCCCTCGCGGGACGCCCGCGCGTACTGTTCGCCGATGAACCTACCGGCGCTCTGGACACCGAGAACGGAGAAGCCGTAACGAAGTTCCTGTTCGAGCTGAACGAGCAGGACGGGATCACGCTGATCCTCGTCACCCACAGCCGCGACCTCGCCGACCGGTGCGCCAGACGGATCACGATCAGCGACGGACAGCTCCTCCACGACGACGCCTTGCACACCACCACGGAAGGGGCCGCCCTGTGA
- a CDS encoding GAP family protein, giving the protein MSFGTLLIPVWLLMTPGGVRVGRVLAFLIAVVLAYFLIGVALLLGASTLLDTFDHVQGTEPFLIGQFVIGAALFGVSFLMDSKGAKARAAERAANGEGRISRWRAKAMGDGVATTGSMATLMALAITAVLAEVATMLPYLAAIGIITAEGPGLPGDAALLAGYCLVMIMPALVLMFGRIVARDALESPLTRLDRWLTKNAQSTTAWIIGIVGAILALRAVYDLGWIGG; this is encoded by the coding sequence ATGAGCTTCGGGACGCTGCTGATTCCGGTCTGGCTGCTCATGACACCTGGCGGGGTGCGCGTGGGCCGGGTGCTGGCCTTCCTGATCGCGGTCGTGCTCGCGTATTTCCTGATCGGTGTCGCGCTGCTGCTGGGAGCGTCTACTCTGCTCGACACGTTCGATCATGTGCAGGGCACCGAACCGTTCCTGATCGGACAGTTCGTGATCGGTGCCGCTCTATTCGGCGTGAGCTTTCTCATGGACAGCAAGGGCGCGAAGGCTCGGGCCGCCGAACGCGCGGCGAACGGGGAGGGGCGCATCTCGCGATGGCGCGCAAAAGCGATGGGCGACGGTGTCGCCACGACCGGGTCGATGGCGACGCTCATGGCGCTCGCAATCACCGCGGTGCTCGCTGAGGTCGCGACGATGCTCCCGTATCTCGCGGCCATCGGGATCATTACCGCCGAAGGGCCCGGTCTGCCCGGCGACGCCGCCCTACTGGCGGGGTACTGCCTGGTGATGATCATGCCCGCCTTGGTGCTGATGTTCGGGCGCATCGTCGCCCGTGACGCCCTCGAAAGTCCGTTGACGAGGCTCGACCGTTGGCTCACGAAGAACGCGCAGTCCACGACCGCGTGGATCATCGGCATCGTCGGCGCGATCCTCGCCCTGCGAGCCGTCTACGACCTGGGGTGGATCGGCGGCTGA
- a CDS encoding TetR/AcrR family transcriptional regulator, producing the protein MSRTMDRDARKAQLAEAVWQVILDQGISAVSVRTVAERAGVVVGSLRHVFPTRSELVRFSAELMVERATERLLATTPHDDPREYVFAIVQHVLPLEVDSRAELEVNLALFAERAAVPELVEVRDDAHRQLAGLSVRLVEMLTGERDTPATTRQARRLHALVDGLAFHLIHQSPEDDCAWALDIIRDEIATISDT; encoded by the coding sequence ATGTCACGCACGATGGACCGGGATGCGCGCAAGGCCCAGCTGGCCGAAGCGGTATGGCAGGTGATCCTCGACCAAGGCATCTCCGCGGTCTCCGTCCGTACCGTTGCCGAGCGCGCCGGCGTCGTCGTCGGCTCGCTCAGACACGTCTTCCCGACGCGCTCGGAACTCGTGCGCTTCTCCGCCGAGCTCATGGTGGAGCGCGCCACTGAGAGGCTCCTTGCCACGACACCTCACGATGATCCGCGCGAGTATGTGTTCGCCATCGTCCAGCACGTGCTTCCGCTAGAGGTCGACAGCCGGGCAGAGCTCGAAGTCAACCTCGCGCTGTTCGCCGAGCGCGCCGCGGTGCCCGAACTGGTGGAAGTGCGAGACGACGCGCACCGGCAGCTCGCAGGACTCAGCGTGCGTCTGGTCGAGATGCTCACCGGAGAGAGGGACACGCCAGCCACGACACGACAAGCTCGTCGGCTGCACGCGCTAGTTGACGGGCTCGCGTTCCACCTCATCCACCAGTCACCAGAGGACGACTGCGCCTGGGCGCTCGACATCATCCGCGACGAGATCGCGACAATCTCCGACACCTGA
- a CDS encoding replication initiator — protein MRCQSRRSAACPSCAAQYRGDWQRLARSGMYDADGRPVEGYRYFFITLSAPSFGAVHRVPKPWDKVRRRCACGAAHSPEDVELRGLPVNIDAYDYNGQVRWHGGLSRLWSSSVDAMRRQEPSLEYFVVREVQARMALHAHAIVRVPAGSPSSAASLGAAARRAEAAHPATGEMMAWGQKGVQDREITARRRHEVDLPVNMSTAATRVISYVSKALNYSLKDITPGQDVAGSDPSPDRLAFVERLRAAARLHVRCKDCPDEGPVNCIRAAHRNLGYGGHTVTMSRPTENRTGWSFSQLTRKQIREERMAWAAANYPVADDDTNGEDQAWWARFANDLRAERARDAWEAKEHAQAAP, from the coding sequence GTGCGCTGCCAGTCGCGCCGTTCTGCCGCCTGCCCTTCCTGCGCCGCTCAATATCGCGGTGATTGGCAGCGCCTTGCCCGCTCTGGCATGTACGACGCCGATGGTCGGCCCGTCGAAGGTTACCGTTACTTCTTCATCACGCTCTCGGCGCCGTCGTTCGGTGCCGTCCATCGAGTGCCGAAGCCCTGGGACAAGGTACGCCGTCGGTGCGCATGCGGCGCAGCGCACTCCCCCGAGGATGTCGAGCTACGAGGACTCCCCGTCAACATCGATGCCTACGATTACAACGGACAGGTGCGATGGCACGGCGGACTGTCGCGCCTGTGGTCGTCCTCGGTCGATGCCATGCGCCGCCAGGAGCCGTCGCTCGAATACTTCGTCGTTCGCGAGGTGCAGGCCCGGATGGCTCTGCACGCGCATGCGATCGTCCGCGTCCCTGCCGGGTCACCGTCGTCTGCTGCGAGTCTCGGTGCAGCTGCCCGACGAGCCGAGGCCGCTCATCCGGCAACCGGCGAGATGATGGCGTGGGGCCAGAAGGGCGTTCAGGACCGCGAGATCACCGCCCGCCGCCGCCACGAGGTCGATCTTCCGGTCAACATGTCGACTGCAGCCACACGCGTCATCTCCTACGTCTCGAAGGCCCTGAACTACAGCTTGAAGGACATCACACCTGGCCAGGACGTGGCGGGAAGCGATCCGTCACCGGACCGCCTGGCGTTCGTAGAACGATTGCGCGCTGCCGCTCGGCTTCACGTGCGATGCAAGGACTGCCCGGACGAAGGCCCCGTCAACTGCATCAGGGCGGCGCACCGCAACCTCGGGTACGGCGGTCACACCGTCACGATGAGTCGCCCGACTGAGAATCGCACGGGGTGGTCGTTCTCGCAGCTCACACGAAAGCAGATACGTGAGGAGCGGATGGCCTGGGCAGCGGCGAATTACCCTGTGGCTGACGACGACACCAACGGCGAAGATCAGGCCTGGTGGGCGAGATTCGCGAACGATCTACGGGCTGAACGCGCCCGAGACGCCTGGGAAGCGAAAGAGCACGCACAAGCCGCTCCATGA
- a CDS encoding FtsK/SpoIIIE domain-containing protein: MIDFGTAEDGTRVAYHPASLHTVLAGRTRSGKSVAAYRMLSDAVQIPWVRLCGIDPTGVLLGPASEGKDSDFALGTSPEKIAHAVEVLQSVERLMDSRIARLMRLGIDQLPPHVYEDPRVGAVVCVLEEYAGLVTAAGKKQADEIRRVVGRLLREGSKAAIHVMTILQRPEAAVLHDRAQYARAIVMAVENADSVKMLLPNATPEQTKQLIEAHPGRGFLAEAGVPLRFFRSDYVTYPQYATIVREASARKHPLLWQGAGAPRQPDSEDPTS; the protein is encoded by the coding sequence ATGATTGACTTCGGCACCGCAGAAGACGGCACGCGGGTCGCTTATCACCCTGCCAGCCTGCATACCGTCCTCGCCGGAAGGACGAGGAGCGGCAAGTCGGTCGCGGCCTACAGAATGCTAAGTGACGCTGTTCAAATCCCATGGGTTCGGCTCTGCGGCATCGATCCGACTGGTGTACTGCTTGGTCCAGCTTCGGAGGGGAAAGACAGTGACTTCGCTCTCGGGACGAGCCCGGAAAAGATCGCACACGCCGTGGAAGTACTTCAGTCGGTCGAAAGGCTCATGGACTCGCGCATTGCGCGGCTCATGCGCCTCGGCATCGATCAGCTTCCGCCGCATGTCTACGAAGACCCTCGCGTCGGCGCAGTGGTCTGCGTGCTTGAGGAGTATGCCGGCCTCGTCACCGCTGCCGGCAAGAAACAGGCCGATGAGATCCGTCGAGTTGTCGGCAGGCTGCTCCGCGAAGGGAGCAAGGCCGCGATCCACGTGATGACGATACTTCAGCGCCCGGAAGCCGCCGTGCTTCACGACCGCGCGCAGTACGCCCGCGCGATCGTGATGGCGGTCGAGAACGCCGACAGCGTAAAGATGCTGCTCCCGAACGCGACGCCCGAGCAGACCAAGCAGCTAATCGAGGCCCACCCAGGCCGCGGCTTCCTCGCCGAGGCCGGAGTACCGCTTCGGTTCTTTCGCAGTGATTACGTCACCTATCCCCAGTACGCCACCATCGTCCGCGAAGCGTCGGCACGCAAGCACCCCCTTCTATGGCAAGGGGCCGGGGCCCCGCGGCAGCCCGATTCGGAGGATCCCACATCATGA
- a CDS encoding tyrosine-type recombinase/integrase produces the protein MIDRRPSGQYRVRVYYRQRYITSRTFSRRRDAERWEREAKDALAAGRWFDSTKHDAVTVDEWAKLWLASKMGGKPSAVVDRERFVRVHVSPAFGRKPLGMIAHSDVAAWARGLAMSHSASTARGALGALRGTFDLAMRDGAIQTNPTLGIKLPASQAGEPHPLTHEQLWKLADAMPGEKDRLLVLVAGYSGLRWGELTALRPADVRADGTLRIIRAWSEVKGVLHLGDVKSHQARTVPLPRTVSRALAQWTSKLDCDAFVFHSSTPTTPLRNGNYRSRVLDRAVASVGITDFTPHCFRDTAASLALQAGATVSAVSKMLGHRDASTTLKHYASMFPTELDDLAARLDRRAAELSNNQSVPAVSNGSTDHIPTN, from the coding sequence ATGATTGATCGAAGACCGAGTGGTCAATACCGCGTCCGCGTCTACTACCGCCAGCGATACATCACCTCACGCACGTTCTCTCGTCGCCGCGACGCCGAACGATGGGAGCGCGAGGCGAAAGATGCTCTCGCAGCGGGGCGTTGGTTCGATTCGACCAAGCACGACGCCGTGACGGTCGATGAGTGGGCAAAGCTCTGGCTTGCCTCCAAGATGGGAGGGAAGCCCAGCGCGGTCGTTGATCGCGAGCGGTTCGTGCGTGTTCACGTGTCACCTGCCTTCGGACGCAAACCCCTTGGAATGATCGCGCACTCCGACGTTGCCGCCTGGGCACGTGGCCTCGCCATGTCGCACAGTGCTTCGACTGCTCGCGGCGCTCTCGGCGCATTGCGTGGAACGTTCGATCTCGCGATGCGTGATGGCGCAATCCAGACGAATCCCACGCTGGGCATCAAGCTTCCCGCCAGTCAAGCCGGAGAGCCCCATCCGCTTACCCATGAGCAACTGTGGAAGCTCGCCGACGCGATGCCGGGCGAGAAAGATCGCCTGCTTGTGCTCGTCGCGGGCTACTCAGGTCTCCGTTGGGGTGAGCTGACGGCGCTTCGTCCCGCGGATGTTCGAGCCGATGGAACGTTGCGCATCATTCGTGCGTGGAGCGAGGTCAAGGGTGTCCTTCACCTCGGAGATGTGAAGAGCCATCAAGCACGCACTGTGCCACTCCCCCGCACTGTTTCGCGGGCGCTCGCCCAGTGGACGTCGAAGCTCGACTGTGACGCGTTCGTGTTCCACTCGTCAACGCCGACAACACCGCTGCGGAACGGCAACTACCGGTCGCGGGTGCTCGACCGCGCTGTGGCTTCTGTGGGCATCACGGATTTCACGCCGCATTGCTTCCGCGACACAGCCGCATCTCTCGCTCTTCAGGCCGGTGCCACCGTCTCGGCAGTCTCGAAGATGCTGGGCCATCGCGATGCGTCGACAACGCTGAAGCACTACGCGTCGATGTTCCCGACCGAGCTCGACGACCTGGCAGCGCGACTCGATCGGCGTGCCGCCGAACTCAGCAACAACCAATCGGTGCCAGCTGTTTCGAACGGCTCCACCGACCACATACCGACCAATTGA
- a CDS encoding histone-like nucleoid-structuring protein Lsr2 translates to MAKQVIHQLIDDIDGTVLEPGRGVSVSFSLEGKSYEIDLTEANAEKLKAALEPYVAAGRRVMSTVGATRRPTRKPVSGGRDLTAVREWARAQGHTVSDRGRVPDAILQAYDAAH, encoded by the coding sequence ATGGCAAAGCAGGTTATTCATCAGCTCATCGACGACATCGATGGAACCGTACTCGAGCCCGGTCGCGGAGTCAGTGTTTCCTTCTCGCTCGAAGGAAAGAGCTACGAGATCGATTTGACGGAGGCGAACGCAGAAAAGCTGAAGGCGGCATTGGAGCCTTATGTTGCTGCGGGTCGTCGCGTCATGTCCACGGTTGGCGCAACGCGTCGACCCACGCGCAAGCCCGTTTCCGGCGGGCGTGACCTCACGGCCGTTCGTGAATGGGCGCGTGCACAGGGGCACACGGTCAGCGATCGCGGCCGCGTTCCCGACGCAATCCTTCAGGCATACGACGCCGCGCACTGA
- a CDS encoding HNH endonuclease produces MRTLVLNAGYEPLGIVSFKRAIVLVMNQKASVVERDDDDPVCGPSDMYDRPAVILLSRYVRVPRERSVPVTRRGVLRRDGNQCAYCGRNATTIDHVQPRSRGGADSWENLVAACLKCNNMKSDRTPQEMGWDLRFVPRPPQGVSWAVRGSERADPSWEPYLSMAA; encoded by the coding sequence ATGCGCACCCTGGTATTGAACGCGGGCTATGAGCCCCTTGGCATCGTTTCATTCAAGAGAGCGATTGTTCTCGTGATGAATCAAAAGGCGAGCGTTGTCGAACGCGACGACGATGATCCCGTGTGTGGGCCGTCGGATATGTACGATCGACCGGCCGTGATTTTGCTGAGCAGATACGTTCGGGTGCCGCGAGAAAGGTCGGTTCCCGTGACGCGGCGCGGCGTTCTGCGGCGTGATGGAAACCAGTGCGCGTATTGCGGCCGAAACGCCACGACGATTGACCACGTGCAGCCCCGTTCCCGTGGCGGGGCGGACTCCTGGGAAAACCTTGTCGCGGCGTGCCTCAAGTGCAACAACATGAAAAGCGACCGAACACCGCAGGAAATGGGGTGGGACTTGCGTTTTGTGCCTCGCCCGCCGCAGGGTGTGTCTTGGGCGGTACGCGGGTCCGAGCGTGCCGATCCTTCCTGGGAGCCTTATCTGTCGATGGCTGCCTAA
- a CDS encoding peptidoglycan DD-metalloendopeptidase family protein, with translation MPKNHSTHEESPSLGSQALAPRPMDSRSMVAAARKEVRLAARSTRKSADSQKRGFRPARTVGTLAAVLALIAGVAIPAYAATQIDDVEQAEVSVRQQAEGEAQGFATSADAAVLDLASTTYSATSAEEIAQKKAEEEALARALEAQRQQEEHARQQALQPDQEAQPTDGAGGGAPAAVDAAPAPPVVGAGGWVTPVAPGTYTLGDGLGAGRGHQGVDLLAPTGTPIYAAQSCVVGYVGWSGAFGNLITLDCNLDGQQVTIKNAHLMDGGFAVSAGQHVAAGEVIGYMGSTGRSTAPHLHLEVWVNGSLADPHAYMAL, from the coding sequence TTGCCAAAGAACCATTCGACGCACGAAGAGTCACCGAGTCTCGGCTCACAGGCTCTGGCACCGCGCCCCATGGACAGCCGCAGTATGGTTGCCGCCGCTCGTAAAGAGGTCCGCCTCGCCGCGCGTTCCACGCGGAAGAGCGCCGACAGTCAGAAGCGTGGATTCCGTCCCGCTCGCACCGTCGGTACGCTCGCCGCCGTTCTGGCACTGATTGCCGGTGTTGCCATCCCGGCATACGCCGCGACCCAGATCGACGATGTCGAACAGGCAGAGGTCAGCGTTCGTCAGCAGGCAGAAGGAGAAGCCCAGGGCTTCGCCACGTCGGCCGACGCCGCTGTTCTGGACCTCGCCTCCACAACGTACTCGGCAACATCAGCCGAGGAAATCGCGCAGAAGAAGGCAGAAGAAGAAGCCCTCGCACGCGCCCTCGAGGCCCAGCGTCAGCAGGAAGAGCACGCGCGGCAGCAGGCTCTCCAGCCCGACCAAGAGGCGCAGCCCACCGATGGCGCCGGCGGAGGCGCTCCCGCTGCGGTCGATGCCGCCCCCGCTCCTCCCGTTGTTGGGGCAGGCGGCTGGGTCACTCCGGTTGCTCCCGGAACGTACACGCTCGGCGACGGCCTGGGCGCCGGGCGCGGACATCAGGGTGTCGACCTTCTTGCTCCGACAGGAACGCCGATTTATGCCGCGCAGAGTTGTGTGGTCGGCTATGTCGGCTGGTCCGGTGCTTTCGGAAATCTCATCACGCTCGACTGCAACCTTGATGGTCAGCAGGTGACGATCAAGAACGCCCACCTCATGGATGGTGGCTTCGCGGTCAGCGCCGGCCAGCACGTTGCCGCTGGCGAGGTCATCGGCTACATGGGGAGCACTGGCCGATCGACAGCGCCGCACCTTCACCTGGAGGTCTGGGTCAACGGCTCGCTTGCCGACCCGCACGCATACATGGCGCTGTAA
- a CDS encoding metal-dependent transcriptional regulator yields the protein MTDLIDTTEMYLRTVLDLEEEGIVPLRARISERLGHSGPTVSQTVGRMERDGLLIVGADRRLELTNAGRHKAIEVTRKHRLAERLLSDVIGLDWAYVHEEACRWEHVMSEDVERRLVELLGHPDESPYGNPIPGLRDLGDVPEARVEDAAVAVVKLLDQGDGELRGRVRRLAEPLQAEPELLKQLRDADVMPGSAGQFRYNEGYVLIQMDGNDTALELPVEMASHVFLVAE from the coding sequence ATGACGGATCTGATCGACACCACTGAGATGTACCTTCGCACGGTCCTGGACCTGGAGGAAGAGGGCATCGTTCCTCTGCGCGCCCGGATCTCCGAGCGGCTCGGGCACTCCGGGCCTACGGTGTCGCAGACGGTTGGCCGGATGGAGCGCGATGGTCTGCTCATCGTCGGAGCCGATCGCCGTCTCGAACTGACAAACGCTGGACGTCACAAGGCGATTGAGGTCACCCGCAAGCACCGTCTGGCGGAGCGCTTGCTCAGCGATGTGATCGGTCTTGACTGGGCCTATGTTCACGAAGAGGCCTGCCGCTGGGAGCACGTGATGAGCGAGGACGTTGAGCGCCGGTTGGTTGAGTTGCTCGGTCACCCCGACGAGTCACCGTACGGTAACCCCATTCCCGGTCTTCGCGATCTGGGTGATGTCCCCGAGGCACGCGTCGAGGATGCCGCCGTTGCCGTTGTGAAGTTGCTCGACCAGGGTGATGGCGAGCTGCGGGGCCGTGTGCGCCGCCTCGCGGAGCCGCTCCAGGCTGAGCCCGAGCTGTTGAAGCAGCTCCGCGATGCCGACGTCATGCCGGGGTCGGCCGGTCAGTTCCGTTACAACGAGGGCTATGTGCTCATTCAGATGGACGGAAACGACACGGCTCTCGAGCTGCCCGTCGAGATGGCATCGCACGTTTTTCTGGTCGCCGAGTAA
- the serC gene encoding phosphoserine transaminase produces MTLEIPADLLPADGRFGCGPSKVRAAQVTALANAGEALLGTSHRQAPVKNLVGSVRQRIAELFRLPEGYEVVLGNGGSTAFWDAAAFGLIEKRAQNLTFGEFGGKFAAAAAAPWLDAPDVRRAEPGTIATAEPTSGIDVYAWPHNETSTGAYAPIVRVAGDEGALTVIDATSAAGGIDVDISQTDVYYFAPQKNLGSDGGLWIAIMSPAAIARAEAIAASGRYIPESLSLVTAIDNSRKNQTYNTPALTTLHLLDSQLGWIIDNGGLAWADARTRESSGVLYEWAENSAVATPFVTDPAHRSPVVVTIDFDESVDAGAVARTLRANGIVDTEPYRKLGRNQLRVSTFVSIEPDDVRQLTRAIDFVLENS; encoded by the coding sequence ATGACGCTCGAGATCCCTGCTGACCTTCTGCCCGCTGATGGCCGCTTCGGATGTGGCCCCTCGAAGGTTCGTGCCGCCCAGGTGACGGCTCTCGCTAATGCGGGGGAGGCGCTGCTCGGCACTTCGCACCGACAGGCACCGGTGAAGAACCTCGTGGGCAGTGTTCGCCAGCGCATCGCCGAGCTGTTCCGCCTCCCCGAGGGATACGAGGTCGTTCTCGGCAACGGCGGGTCAACCGCTTTCTGGGATGCCGCGGCATTCGGTCTGATTGAAAAGCGCGCACAGAACCTCACGTTCGGTGAGTTCGGCGGCAAGTTTGCGGCGGCCGCTGCCGCTCCGTGGCTGGACGCGCCCGACGTGCGCCGTGCCGAGCCCGGCACGATCGCGACGGCAGAGCCCACCTCGGGGATCGACGTGTACGCGTGGCCGCACAACGAGACGTCCACGGGCGCATACGCTCCCATCGTCCGCGTCGCGGGCGACGAGGGCGCGCTGACGGTGATTGACGCCACGAGCGCCGCCGGTGGCATCGACGTCGACATCTCACAGACGGACGTCTACTACTTCGCACCGCAGAAGAATCTCGGTTCGGACGGCGGCCTGTGGATCGCGATCATGTCGCCCGCCGCGATTGCGCGCGCCGAGGCGATTGCCGCGTCCGGGCGCTACATCCCCGAGTCGCTGAGCCTGGTGACGGCAATCGACAACTCGCGTAAGAACCAGACGTACAACACCCCCGCGCTCACAACGCTGCACCTTCTGGACAGCCAGCTGGGGTGGATCATCGACAACGGCGGTCTCGCCTGGGCAGACGCCCGCACCCGCGAGTCGTCGGGTGTTCTCTACGAATGGGCAGAGAACAGTGCGGTCGCGACACCGTTCGTCACGGACCCCGCGCATCGTTCTCCCGTAGTTGTGACGATCGACTTCGACGAGTCGGTTGACGCAGGGGCTGTTGCACGCACGCTCCGTGCAAACGGCATTGTTGACACGGAGCCGTACCGCAAGCTCGGCCGCAACCAGCTGCGCGTGTCGACGTTCGTCTCGATCGAACCCGATGACGTGCGTCAGCTGACCCGCGCGATCGACTTCGTTCTCGAAAACAGCTGA
- a CDS encoding DUF3027 domain-containing protein, with the protein MTSTSDSRLHEAHDLARAALREITPEATIGAPAGHVVHEDGAVSLRFDAAMLGYPGWHWTVSVAAAPGEEPTVLEVELLPGDDALLAPEWIPWSQRLEEYKAAQMAAADDQANADDQANDDDDDDDDADDEFDEDGSSILHAGDVDGVDIDELDDESDDDRPDDDDESDDDDASDGGDGQS; encoded by the coding sequence ATGACATCGACATCTGATTCCCGCCTGCATGAGGCGCACGATCTTGCGCGCGCTGCGCTGCGTGAAATCACACCGGAGGCGACGATCGGAGCGCCGGCGGGACATGTGGTGCACGAGGATGGTGCTGTCTCGTTGCGGTTCGACGCCGCGATGCTCGGGTATCCCGGCTGGCACTGGACGGTGTCGGTTGCCGCCGCTCCCGGCGAGGAACCGACCGTCTTGGAGGTCGAGCTGCTGCCGGGTGACGATGCGCTTCTGGCGCCCGAGTGGATTCCGTGGTCGCAGCGTCTCGAGGAGTACAAGGCCGCGCAGATGGCCGCCGCCGATGACCAGGCGAACGCCGATGACCAGGCGAATGACGATGACGACGATGATGACGACGCGGATGATGAGTTCGACGAGGACGGCTCGTCGATTCTGCACGCGGGGGATGTCGACGGCGTCGACATCGACGAGCTCGATGATGAGTCGGACGATGATCGCCCGGACGACGATGATGAGTCGGATGATGACGATGCGTCCGACGGCGGCGACGGCCAGTCTTAG